A genomic stretch from Algoriphagus halophilus includes:
- a CDS encoding LytR/AlgR family response regulator transcription factor, protein MKYHALLIDDEEGNRELLTRLLEQHCPGIGFIDQAASATEALDKIQLTKPDVVFLDIEMPGGSGFDFLNEAGGIDFKIIFVTAYDSYALRAIKYSALDYLLKPVDPKELIHAVEKLEEQIGQQEKIDLLSYNLSHDQDRRIALATQDEVIFARVSDIIRLQAEANYTKVFMENEPPVLLSGNLGHFEKLLKDQRFYRTHQSHLVNMKHVRKYVKTEGGYFLMDDGSQVPIARMKRDELKRLFT, encoded by the coding sequence ATGAAATACCATGCATTATTGATCGATGATGAGGAAGGCAATCGTGAATTACTAACACGATTGCTGGAACAGCATTGTCCAGGAATAGGGTTTATAGATCAAGCAGCTTCTGCAACAGAAGCCTTGGATAAAATCCAGTTAACGAAACCAGACGTGGTGTTCTTAGATATTGAAATGCCGGGGGGAAGTGGGTTTGATTTTCTCAATGAAGCAGGAGGTATTGACTTTAAAATCATCTTTGTTACTGCTTATGATTCCTATGCCCTAAGAGCCATCAAGTACAGTGCATTGGATTATTTGCTGAAACCAGTTGACCCGAAGGAATTGATCCATGCAGTAGAGAAGTTGGAGGAACAAATAGGGCAACAAGAAAAAATTGACTTGTTATCCTATAACTTAAGTCATGACCAAGATCGGAGAATTGCACTAGCTACTCAGGATGAAGTCATTTTTGCCAGGGTGAGTGACATTATCCGTTTACAAGCAGAGGCAAACTATACCAAAGTTTTCATGGAAAATGAACCCCCGGTATTACTTTCTGGGAATCTGGGGCATTTTGAAAAGTTATTGAAAGACCAACGTTTTTACCGTACGCACCAATCACACTTGGTCAATATGAAACATGTTCGAAAATATGTAAAGACTGAAGGCGGGTATTTTTTGATGGATGATGGGAGCCAGGTACCCATTGCCCGGATGAAACGGGATGAATTGAAAAGACTTTTTACTTAA
- a CDS encoding sensor histidine kinase → MKKLLFSIYLLLHAFSLQAQVHFVEKGKLKVGIRVYKDQINYPIDSLCDGFEPETNLPINLIIPDGSSLGINTDSIQSTDIALVVNNKLQYINRPEVKMNGFSMSSSPGSEQSYVFIDEQVGDTLAITWKVEYSSLELSDLYPGEYFSNFVAYQFQNIFSSYPDSSQYNWSDVEYVDELNERGLPVNPSFPYKDNGLYFVVDQLTEDAKVQLIGFHESLQGYDPENPFALFLYEDLSPGDYIFYVQPFEGASEELSLRYPFTILKPWWLETPTLIGASVLVVILIGGILFIAYRNKQEKQKQQLEWAKQLTEAELKAIRAQLNPHFLFNALSSIQNLVSQQKNEAANTYITKLSRLLREVLSASNSQFHELEQELNLTQLYLELEQLRFSFTSRIQISERVSLHQLVPVMLLQPYVENAVKHGVAGMGKNGVIQIDIQQQDHLLLIDILDNGSGLSKPTTASSGLHLSEERIRNLNNLYAGEASVEIKNREDGVGVQVRIKLPLE, encoded by the coding sequence ATGAAAAAATTACTCTTTAGCATCTATTTATTACTACATGCTTTCAGCTTGCAAGCACAAGTACACTTTGTAGAAAAAGGAAAACTTAAAGTAGGAATCCGGGTTTACAAGGATCAAATAAACTATCCAATTGATAGCCTATGTGATGGCTTTGAGCCTGAAACCAACTTACCCATCAATTTGATTATTCCTGATGGTAGTTCACTCGGCATCAATACAGATTCTATCCAATCCACCGACATCGCTTTAGTCGTCAATAACAAACTTCAGTACATCAATAGACCAGAAGTAAAAATGAATGGGTTCAGCATGAGTTCTTCTCCCGGATCCGAGCAGAGCTATGTATTTATTGATGAACAAGTAGGAGATACGCTGGCCATCACATGGAAAGTCGAATATTCCTCTTTGGAACTATCTGATCTTTATCCTGGGGAATACTTTAGCAACTTTGTCGCCTATCAGTTTCAAAACATCTTTTCATCGTATCCCGATTCTTCCCAATACAATTGGTCAGATGTAGAGTATGTGGATGAACTGAATGAGAGGGGATTGCCCGTTAATCCATCATTCCCCTACAAGGATAATGGACTTTACTTTGTGGTAGATCAATTAACTGAAGATGCAAAGGTTCAACTAATTGGTTTTCATGAAAGTCTACAGGGATATGACCCGGAAAATCCATTTGCCCTTTTTCTATATGAAGATCTTTCTCCAGGTGATTATATCTTTTATGTCCAACCATTTGAAGGTGCTTCTGAAGAATTATCACTTAGATATCCATTCACAATCCTAAAGCCATGGTGGCTGGAGACTCCAACCCTGATCGGTGCTTCAGTCCTAGTAGTAATCTTGATAGGAGGTATTTTATTCATTGCATATAGAAACAAACAAGAGAAACAAAAACAGCAACTCGAATGGGCTAAGCAATTGACAGAAGCAGAATTAAAAGCAATCCGAGCACAACTGAATCCTCATTTTTTGTTTAATGCTTTGAGTTCCATTCAAAACTTAGTGAGTCAGCAAAAGAATGAAGCTGCGAATACTTACATCACAAAATTGTCCAGGCTCTTACGGGAAGTCTTATCTGCTTCGAACAGCCAGTTTCATGAATTGGAACAGGAATTAAACCTTACTCAACTCTACCTGGAACTGGAGCAACTTCGCTTCTCATTTACAAGTCGAATCCAAATTTCTGAACGGGTATCACTCCATCAATTGGTTCCTGTGATGCTTCTTCAACCCTATGTAGAAAATGCAGTAAAACATGGAGTTGCAGGAATGGGTAAAAATGGAGTTATTCAAATTGATATTCAGCAACAAGATCATTTGCTACTTATAGATATTTTGGATAATGGATCAGGCTTATCAAAACCAACTACTGCTTCTTCAGGATTGCATTTGAGTGAGGAAAGAATCCGAAATTTAAATAATTTATATGCGGGTGAGGCATCTGTCGAAATCAAAAACAGAGAAGACGGGGTTGGAGTCCAAGTTCGAATAAAACTACCTCTGGAATAA
- a CDS encoding DUF4369 domain-containing protein, with translation MNTFKLLLATVLLLLFGAISYGQSGFQVKGKVQGLQADSLSVLHFDTPSAPRFEKIPAFNGDFQFSGKAEFPYFVQIIYLTEDGTNRKLTEFMLENSNLLIAGETAHFDSIRVIGSSSNTILKSYLEEDKALLKHWDDLKEIYDRSKESGDLSTTGIIAKKLNQITQVDRKALLKEYVKRHKEQMVAALLPNFCLLVDQLTPEDYLDLYASLSIPIQQSIYGQELLLKSKLK, from the coding sequence ATGAATACTTTCAAATTATTGTTGGCAACAGTCCTACTTCTATTATTCGGAGCTATTAGTTATGGACAATCTGGATTTCAGGTGAAAGGTAAGGTTCAGGGCCTTCAAGCAGATTCATTGTCAGTGCTGCATTTTGATACACCTTCTGCACCAAGATTTGAAAAAATCCCTGCCTTTAACGGTGATTTTCAATTCTCTGGAAAAGCTGAGTTCCCCTATTTTGTTCAGATAATTTACCTGACTGAAGATGGTACGAATAGAAAGCTGACTGAATTTATGCTGGAGAATTCTAACCTCTTGATTGCAGGAGAAACAGCTCATTTTGATAGCATACGGGTAATCGGTTCCTCATCCAATACCATTCTGAAATCCTACCTGGAAGAGGACAAAGCGCTCCTGAAGCATTGGGATGATTTAAAAGAGATCTATGACCGATCGAAGGAATCTGGAGACCTTTCTACCACTGGAATAATTGCTAAAAAATTAAACCAGATAACCCAAGTAGACCGGAAAGCCCTTTTAAAAGAGTATGTAAAAAGGCATAAGGAGCAAATGGTTGCCGCCTTACTCCCGAATTTTTGCCTACTCGTTGATCAATTGACTCCTGAAGATTATTTAGATCTATATGCTTCCCTTTCAATTCCTATCCAGCAATCCATCTACGGGCAGGAATTATTACTCAAATCCAAATTAAAATAA
- a CDS encoding SDR family oxidoreductase, with the protein MKSNSHFQGKVIWITGASSGIGEEMCYQFSKLGAQLIISARNVGKLKRVNAQLPRNPGSAKVLPLDLEKLPELPEKVQKALSYFGRVDILVNNAGIAVRDFVRNTALEIDQKLMNINYLGPITLSKLLLPQFKKQGKGQMVVISSLSGKYGVPKLAAYAAPKHALHGFYESFRSELVDSGIGITLIIPGIIQTEITAHAVLGQGENYGKVEMAFKNAYPVEKAVKKMIGAIQQGKEEFYVGGAEGFTLWLNRFSPWLLRRFIRNHPLKKIRTFKRKLGIGK; encoded by the coding sequence ATGAAATCGAATTCACATTTTCAGGGAAAAGTAATTTGGATTACCGGAGCATCATCCGGGATTGGGGAAGAGATGTGTTATCAATTTTCAAAGCTGGGGGCTCAATTGATTATTTCAGCTAGAAATGTAGGGAAGTTGAAGAGAGTCAATGCCCAACTGCCTAGAAATCCTGGTTCGGCAAAAGTCCTTCCTCTTGATTTAGAAAAACTACCTGAACTTCCAGAAAAGGTTCAAAAGGCCCTGTCCTATTTTGGACGTGTGGATATTCTTGTGAACAATGCTGGTATAGCAGTCCGGGATTTTGTAAGAAATACTGCTTTGGAAATTGATCAAAAACTAATGAATATCAATTATTTAGGTCCTATCACCTTAAGCAAATTATTATTACCCCAATTTAAAAAACAAGGCAAGGGACAGATGGTGGTAATCAGTAGTTTATCCGGGAAATATGGCGTTCCTAAATTAGCTGCATATGCTGCTCCCAAACATGCTTTGCATGGTTTTTATGAATCATTTAGAAGTGAGTTAGTGGATTCTGGTATTGGAATTACGTTGATTATCCCTGGAATTATTCAGACAGAAATCACAGCTCATGCTGTATTAGGGCAAGGAGAAAATTATGGAAAAGTGGAAATGGCTTTTAAAAATGCCTATCCAGTAGAAAAGGCAGTCAAGAAAATGATTGGCGCTATTCAACAAGGCAAGGAGGAATTTTATGTGGGAGGTGCTGAAGGTTTTACGCTTTGGCTGAATCGCTTTTCACCATGGTTGCTACGAAGATTTATTAGAAATCATCCGTTGAAAAAAATAAGGACTTTCAAAAGGAAGTTAGGGATAGGAA